AATATTGGCCAAGGTGGATCGTCAGGGTGGATAGCCATTTTGATATCACACTCTTCAGCTACTGGAATAATTTCTTTTAAGAAATATTCTAGGTTAGACCAAAGTCCCTCTTCTCCTATCTCTTTATATTGTCTGAATAATTCAGCCATCTCTTCTTTAGTGTAGCTTGAGTCCCATCCTGGTAATGATAGGTTGCTGTTTAAAGGATCTAATTTGTCAACTTGATCTTTATAGTAAACTAGAGCTGTTGATCCATCTTCTAGTTCTTTATCTAATTGAGATCTAGTCCAGTCAAATACTGGCATAAAGTTGTAACAAATTACTTTTACTCCTGCTTTTGCTAGGTTTCTTATGTTCTTTTTATAGTTTTCAATGTAAAGTTCTCTAGTAGGTAGTCCTAATTTAATATCTTCATGTACTGGTACACTTTCAATAACGTCAAAGTGAAGTCCTGCATTTTCAACTTTAGCTTTTAAAGTGTTTATTCTGTCCATATCCCACTCTTGTCCAACTGGTACATCATATACAGCTGTAACAATACTGTGCATTTTAGGTATTTGTCTTATGTATTGAAGAC
The DNA window shown above is from uncultured Fusobacterium sp. and carries:
- the uxuA gene encoding mannonate dehydratase; its protein translation is MKLSFRWYGDSDPVSLQYIRQIPKMHSIVTAVYDVPVGQEWDMDRINTLKAKVENAGLHFDVIESVPVHEDIKLGLPTRELYIENYKKNIRNLAKAGVKVICYNFMPVFDWTRSQLDKELEDGSTALVYYKDQVDKLDPLNSNLSLPGWDSSYTKEEMAELFRQYKEIGEEGLWSNLEYFLKEIIPVAEECDIKMAIHPDDPPWPIFGLPRIITNEANLDRFLKLVDSKYNGLTLCTGSLGSGSFNDMVKLVDKYSAMGRIHFMHVRNVKLLEDGVSFEESAHCASCGSLDIVGIMKALHKNNFDGYLRPDHGRMIWGETGKPGYGLYDRALGASYITGIWDTLEKLK